In the Flavisolibacter tropicus genome, one interval contains:
- a CDS encoding aldo/keto reductase: MKKRKLGNSGLEVMPWAFGGNVFGWTADEKTSFLLLDAFEDAGFDFIDTADVYSRWAPGNKGGESETIIGKWVKQKGNRNKIVIATKVGGDMGQGKKDLSAKYIRKAVEDSLQRLQTDYIDLYQSHWDDLDTPVGETIEIFGQLVKEGKVRAIGASNLSPERLQESLRYSKEKNLPAYQTLQPEYNLYNRSTFETQYEPICLQEGLGVINYYALASGFLSGKYRTEEDVNKSVRGGGIVNKYLNERGLRILKALDEVAAQYQTNQASIALAWLLARPSITAPIASATSVEQVKELAKAFQIELDKEAIEKLNKASEPQHAPGP; encoded by the coding sequence ATGAAAAAAAGAAAACTTGGGAACAGCGGTTTGGAGGTAATGCCTTGGGCCTTTGGCGGCAACGTCTTTGGCTGGACAGCAGATGAAAAGACCTCTTTCCTGTTACTGGATGCCTTTGAAGATGCCGGCTTTGACTTTATTGATACTGCCGATGTGTATTCCCGTTGGGCGCCGGGTAATAAAGGCGGAGAATCGGAAACCATCATTGGCAAATGGGTTAAGCAAAAAGGCAATCGTAATAAAATAGTTATAGCTACCAAAGTAGGTGGTGATATGGGACAAGGCAAAAAAGACCTTTCGGCCAAGTATATCCGAAAAGCAGTTGAGGATTCCTTACAGCGCTTGCAAACCGACTATATAGACCTGTATCAATCGCACTGGGATGACCTGGACACACCGGTTGGTGAAACCATCGAAATCTTTGGGCAACTGGTTAAAGAAGGTAAGGTAAGAGCTATCGGAGCCTCAAACCTGAGTCCAGAGCGTTTACAGGAGTCGCTACGATACAGCAAGGAGAAAAACCTGCCAGCGTATCAAACCTTGCAGCCAGAGTACAACCTGTACAACCGCTCAACATTTGAAACGCAGTATGAACCGATCTGTTTGCAGGAAGGTTTGGGTGTGATCAACTACTATGCATTAGCCAGCGGTTTTTTAAGTGGTAAGTACCGTACGGAAGAAGACGTGAATAAAAGTGTGCGTGGTGGTGGTATAGTCAATAAATACCTGAACGAACGTGGCTTGCGCATCCTTAAAGCACTGGATGAAGTGGCTGCACAGTACCAGACTAACCAAGCCAGTATTGCGTTAGCCTGGCTATTGGCCCGCCCGAGTATTACAGCACCCATTGCCAGCGCAACCAGCGTGGAGCAAGTGAAAGAGCTGGCGAAAGCGTTTCAGATAGAGTTGGATAAAGAAGCGATAGAGAAATTAAATAAGGCGAGCGAACCCCAGCACGCCCCCGGCCCCTAA
- a CDS encoding LysM peptidoglycan-binding domain-containing protein → MQERTNRNTDAEYNRQMAEGRVGGIIDEYIIEERDTLQNIADRYGVSLEEIVEANRDAIRNASEMIQPGMRILIPQKRR, encoded by the coding sequence ATGCAGGAAAGAACCAATAGAAACACTGACGCGGAATACAACCGTCAGATGGCCGAAGGCCGTGTAGGAGGCATTATAGACGAATACATAATTGAGGAAAGAGACACGCTGCAGAATATTGCCGACCGGTATGGTGTATCCCTGGAAGAAATTGTTGAAGCCAATCGTGATGCCATCCGAAATGCTTCTGAAATGATTCAGCCAGGTATGCGAATATTGATCCCGCAAAAAAGAAGGTGA
- the namA gene encoding NADPH dehydrogenase NamA, translating into MALLFEPLKIRSITLKNRIAVAPMCQYSANDGFINDWHVVHLGSRAVGGAGLIILEATAVTPEGRITHKDLGIWKDEHIDGLKRIATFIESFGVVPGIQLAHAGRKASSHNPWEGGEPLTLEEGAWQTVGPSAIPFKEGTPTPVEMSRDQIAKLVQDFKAATQRALQAGFKLIELHGAHGYLIHEFLSPLSNQRTDEYGGSFENRTRLVIEIIEAVREVWPKEYPLFVRFSATDWVENGWTVDDSIALAKIIKTKDVDLIDCSTGGNITGVRIPLVPLYQVPFAEQIKKGSGILTAAVGLITTPQECEQILQDQQADLIMLARQMLRDPYFPLHAAKALGVDVPWPSQYLRAKK; encoded by the coding sequence ATGGCTTTGTTATTTGAACCATTAAAGATTCGATCGATCACTTTGAAGAACCGTATCGCTGTCGCACCCATGTGTCAATACTCTGCAAACGATGGCTTTATAAACGATTGGCATGTGGTGCACTTAGGTAGCCGTGCAGTAGGCGGCGCAGGATTGATTATTCTGGAGGCTACGGCTGTGACTCCAGAAGGGCGAATTACACATAAGGACCTGGGTATTTGGAAAGATGAACATATTGATGGCTTAAAACGAATAGCCACATTTATTGAATCCTTCGGTGTGGTGCCGGGTATACAGCTGGCACATGCAGGCCGTAAAGCCAGCAGTCATAATCCTTGGGAAGGAGGTGAGCCCTTAACGTTGGAAGAAGGCGCCTGGCAGACAGTAGGGCCTAGCGCTATTCCGTTTAAAGAGGGGACTCCAACTCCTGTTGAAATGTCAAGAGACCAGATTGCAAAACTGGTGCAGGATTTTAAAGCAGCTACACAGCGTGCTTTGCAGGCTGGGTTTAAGCTAATTGAATTACACGGCGCACATGGTTATCTCATACATGAGTTTTTATCACCGCTCAGTAATCAGCGAACAGATGAGTATGGCGGCTCCTTTGAAAATCGAACTCGGTTAGTTATCGAAATAATAGAAGCCGTTCGGGAAGTATGGCCCAAGGAGTATCCGCTGTTTGTACGTTTCTCTGCTACCGATTGGGTAGAAAACGGTTGGACTGTAGACGACTCTATAGCATTGGCTAAAATAATAAAGACAAAAGATGTTGATTTGATCGATTGTTCTACCGGTGGTAATATCACGGGTGTGCGTATTCCATTAGTGCCACTGTACCAGGTGCCGTTTGCTGAACAAATAAAGAAAGGCTCAGGTATTTTAACTGCGGCCGTTGGTCTCATTACTACACCACAGGAATGCGAGCAGATTTTGCAAGACCAACAAGCCGACCTCATCATGCTGGCCCGGCAAATGCTGCGCGATCCTTACTTTCCGTTGCATGCAGCTAAAGCACTAGGGGTGGATGTGCCCTGGCCATCGCAATACCTGAGGGCTAAGAAATAA
- a CDS encoding DUF763 domain-containing protein, with product MLFLIISFAPFLRSLLAMKRSGSADLPLHNGAVPNWLYERMGKLGLAITEAILVEYGKEEFLRRMSDPFWFQSLGAVMGMDWHSSGITTSVLGALRRSINPHSKELGLYFCGGKGKFSRQTPEELLAIADKTGLNGHELVRSSKLSAKVDNTAVQDGFQLYIHSFILSDSGQWTVVQQGMREVDAMARRYHWHSADLKSFVEEPHAGVHGANQGLILNLTATDANITREGILQIAGEKPETMMQEIQHLIMPSHHDVRSKDVDLKRLGTVLWLAHDKQPKDFEELLLLEGVGPRTLQSLTLVSEVVHGTPSRFKDPARFSFAHGGKDGHPFPVPTKTFDEVIHTMQKAVERAKIGQTDKAQALKKLHEIAARAEKDFTPTDKLQEVIQKEIEDSWKYGGKTIFGDAKPPKRSKGVQLRLF from the coding sequence TTGCTGTTTCTTATCATTTCCTTTGCACCCTTTTTGCGATCTTTATTGGCTATGAAGCGTAGTGGTTCTGCAGATCTTCCCTTACACAATGGAGCCGTACCCAATTGGTTATACGAGCGCATGGGGAAGTTGGGCTTGGCTATCACGGAAGCCATTTTGGTGGAGTATGGAAAAGAAGAATTTCTACGCCGCATGAGCGATCCTTTCTGGTTTCAGAGCTTAGGGGCGGTGATGGGAATGGACTGGCATTCATCGGGTATTACCACATCTGTCTTAGGGGCTTTACGCCGTTCTATAAATCCTCACTCCAAAGAACTGGGCTTGTATTTCTGCGGAGGGAAAGGCAAGTTTTCCCGGCAAACACCAGAAGAACTATTGGCCATTGCTGATAAAACCGGCTTGAACGGACATGAGCTGGTACGTAGTTCTAAACTCAGTGCCAAGGTAGACAATACCGCTGTGCAGGATGGCTTTCAATTATACATTCACAGTTTTATTCTTTCTGATAGTGGGCAGTGGACCGTAGTGCAACAAGGGATGCGCGAAGTCGATGCCATGGCGCGCCGCTATCATTGGCACTCTGCCGATCTGAAATCATTTGTTGAAGAGCCTCATGCTGGGGTGCATGGCGCAAACCAGGGGTTGATCCTGAACTTAACAGCTACCGACGCCAATATCACACGGGAAGGTATTCTGCAGATCGCTGGTGAAAAGCCAGAGACCATGATGCAGGAGATTCAGCATTTGATCATGCCTTCTCATCATGATGTGCGTAGTAAAGATGTTGACTTAAAACGTTTAGGTACCGTACTATGGTTAGCCCATGACAAGCAACCCAAAGACTTTGAAGAGCTGTTATTGCTGGAAGGTGTTGGTCCTCGTACGCTGCAATCCTTAACCTTAGTGAGCGAGGTGGTACACGGTACACCGTCACGTTTTAAAGATCCTGCCCGCTTTTCGTTTGCCCATGGCGGTAAGGATGGGCATCCATTCCCTGTGCCTACCAAGACCTTTGATGAAGTGATCCATACCATGCAAAAGGCAGTGGAGCGCGCTAAGATTGGTCAAACAGATAAAGCACAAGCGCTGAAGAAACTTCATGAAATAGCCGCCCGCGCAGAAAAAGACTTCACGCCAACGGATAAACTGCAGGAAGTTATTCAAAAAGAAATAGAAGACAGTTGGAAATACGGTGGCAAAACCATCTTTGGCGATGCCAAACCACCCAAGCGTTCGAAGGGAGTGCAGCTGCGTTTATTTTAA
- a CDS encoding RNA polymerase sigma factor: MIEGCLANDRKAQKLLYEHLYEFAMTIALRYSRDEMDAADIMSHAFVKVFKSIRTFDSSKGSLHAWIKRIVVNEGLDHIKSRNRFSENVELETVAEPGINNSVLERMGAEEIMKLIQKLPPATHAVFVLYAVEGYNHREIAERLNISEGTSKWHLSEARKTLQQQLTQLNT; encoded by the coding sequence ATGATCGAAGGCTGCCTGGCCAACGACCGCAAAGCGCAGAAGCTGCTGTACGAGCATCTCTATGAGTTTGCCATGACCATTGCCTTGCGTTACTCGCGCGATGAGATGGATGCTGCCGACATTATGAGCCATGCCTTTGTAAAAGTATTCAAGAGTATCCGCACGTTTGATTCTTCCAAAGGATCACTACATGCCTGGATCAAACGGATAGTAGTGAACGAGGGCTTGGATCATATCAAATCCAGAAACCGCTTTAGTGAAAATGTGGAACTGGAAACCGTAGCCGAGCCTGGTATCAATAACAGTGTGCTGGAGCGAATGGGAGCAGAAGAGATCATGAAACTGATACAGAAACTTCCACCAGCAACGCACGCCGTCTTTGTCCTCTATGCTGTAGAAGGCTATAACCACCGAGAGATAGCCGAACGACTAAACATCAGCGAAGGCACCTCGAAATGGCACCTGAGCGAAGCCCGGAAAACTTTACAACAACAACTGACACAGTTAAACACGTAA
- a CDS encoding NAD(P)-dependent alcohol dehydrogenase, giving the protein MTPTKGYAAQDPKSDLAPWSFERREPGPHDVQIEIIYCGVCHSDIHQVRDEWGGTIFPIVPGHEIVGRVSRVGDHVKKYKNGDLVGVGCLVDSCRECRNCKEGLEQYCEVGFVGTYNSRERKTGAVTYGGYSNMIVTHEDFVLKVSEDLPLEGVAPLLCAGITTYSPLRHWKVGKGHKVGVLGLGGLGHMAVKFAVAFGAEVTMLSHSPSKEADAKRLGAHRFALTSNADTLNELANYFDFIIDTVSAPHNYNTYLSMLHTNGTMICVGAPPAPAEIPAFNLIGQRRSIGGSLIGGIKETQEMLDYCAANNITSDVEVIAIKDINTAYERMMKGDVRYRFVIDMATL; this is encoded by the coding sequence ATGACCCCAACGAAAGGATATGCTGCACAAGACCCAAAATCAGATTTAGCCCCCTGGAGCTTTGAACGCCGCGAGCCCGGACCACATGATGTACAGATTGAGATCATCTACTGCGGTGTTTGTCACTCCGACATTCACCAGGTTCGTGATGAGTGGGGCGGCACCATTTTCCCCATTGTACCCGGCCATGAGATTGTAGGCCGTGTGTCGAGAGTAGGTGACCATGTAAAGAAATATAAGAATGGCGACCTGGTAGGTGTAGGCTGCCTGGTAGACTCTTGCCGGGAATGTAGAAACTGTAAAGAAGGTCTGGAACAATATTGCGAAGTTGGTTTTGTAGGCACCTACAATAGCCGCGAGCGTAAAACTGGCGCGGTTACTTATGGTGGTTACTCCAATATGATTGTTACCCATGAAGACTTTGTACTGAAAGTATCAGAAGACCTACCACTGGAAGGTGTAGCGCCATTGTTATGTGCTGGCATTACCACCTACTCCCCTCTGCGCCACTGGAAAGTAGGTAAAGGTCATAAAGTAGGTGTACTTGGCTTAGGCGGCCTGGGACATATGGCTGTAAAGTTTGCCGTGGCGTTTGGAGCTGAAGTAACTATGCTGAGCCACTCCCCTTCTAAGGAAGCCGATGCTAAACGCTTGGGTGCACATCGCTTTGCACTGACAAGCAACGCAGACACCCTTAATGAACTCGCCAACTATTTTGACTTTATTATTGATACTGTATCAGCGCCACACAATTACAATACATATTTAAGTATGCTGCATACAAATGGCACCATGATCTGTGTAGGTGCACCACCTGCACCTGCAGAAATTCCAGCATTCAACCTGATTGGCCAGCGCAGAAGCATTGGCGGCTCGTTGATTGGCGGCATTAAAGAAACACAGGAAATGCTGGACTATTGCGCCGCTAACAATATTACCTCCGATGTGGAAGTGATTGCCATTAAAGACATCAATACCGCCTATGAGCGTATGATGAAAGGCGATGTGCGCTACCGTTTTGTAATTGATATGGCCACATTATAA